The genomic segment TGACAGTAAGAAGAAACAGCCTCAGGCTTCTTTGTTATCTTTGAGTGAATCAATGGAGGCTGCTGATTATTCTCTAGCAGATTTCAACCATAATACTTCTGTATTAAAAAGACGAAAATTTACCAGTAATTCTGAGAAGCAGGGAGTACTTTCCACCCGTGCTGCATCCATGTTGGTAAAATTACACTCGCCCCTGACAAATCAATATACGACCTTTTGAATTCATTTGTTGTATTCTTAGAACCACGCATGAAACTTTCAAagatatttgaagttcaaacgACCTGCATTTATTAAATGACCTTTATTCATAAACCAACTGTTTGTTTTTTCCATGTGTTTCTATGCCTTCTTGCTTGAGTAACTACTCTTCTTGAGCATTAGCCCAGCCTgaagttttaagttttttattcttttattttgttTACTTCTGTCTTCTAGACTGAAGTTTAAAGTTATTCTGAAAAATGAGCTCAATGGATAATGTCGGTGCCAAATGATCGGATATTTTTACCTCTTTTCCTTACGATGAATGTGATCGGATATATTTACCTCTCTTCCTTATGATGAATTACCTATTCCTTCTTCagtaattttaatttatcatttttGTTTCCTACGTTCCCATGTGCTACTCTAAAAAATTGACAGTTGTCTGTCCCTGGTTTAGATAAATGCCCCATTATTTTTCATCAGAGTTCCAGTTACAGCattctttttatatatattgtgtTTTGACCTTTTTAACTTCTTTTTTCCTTATTCTGCATGTATCTCGATTCTTTCCGGAGACTTGCATAAACTCAGATTTCTTCCACAATATATATACTAttgcattttatatttttaaactaaTTTTACGCTTTTGATTCAGAGTTTAGTAAGAATTTATCAGTTAGTCAATCCTTCTTCAAATACCAGTTAATCCTTCTTTTTCCGTGGGCTAGCACATAAGATAAGGTGTCGAGAAGTTTATGATACATTATAATGACCCCAACGATTCAAATTGTCCATGGAAGAAATTTATTCTTATTACTGGTGCAATATTAGTTTAGGAAgtctataatatttttttttttccctaaaaTAGAGTCTTGAAAGACATTCCACACAGTCTACAATTAATTTCGTCTTTGTTGAGACACTAATTCCTTTGTTTTGAAATCTTCATGTTCTCCATATACAATTGTCCCAGCGTTCATTCTATTTGCTGGAAAACTTTGAGATTTCAATTAAAGGACCATCCATCATCATTCTCTTAAAATTGTAATTAGATTGTGATTGTTTGTTGTGCAAAGGAATCGGAGAGAGATTCTGAGAAGAAGTGGAATCGCGTGGTCGAAATGAAATATCGGGGCGGAATATACAAGGGGCGTACCCAAGGCGGGCTTCCTGAAGGAAAGGTATTCCATCATACATCTGAAAAACTAGCAAGTACATTTTCTTTCTTGAGGATCAGTAGTAAATGGTGAATCTATCAGGGTCGTTTGTTGCTTGGGGATGGAAGCATCTATGACGGGATGTGGCGCTACGGTAAGAGATCCGGATTAGGTACATTCTGCTTCAACAATGGGGATGTTTTCCAGGGATCGTGGAGGGATGATGTCATGCATGGCAAGGTAGCATTGATATCCCACTTCAGACATTTAAATATTTGCAGTCTGCTTCATTTGTTTGACTTTTTGTTGTTGCAGTTGCTACACGATTCCTCTTTGCATTGGATCGCTAATTTCAAACTAGAAGAATACATTCTTATatatgttatatcatttgacTGGGGGCTGACTCACAAAATCATGGCAATTGATATATCTGGGGCGAAACattgattttcaaaaaaatgtaTGCATGAAATCGTAACTTGTTTTCGTGTGAGTTGGCAATCACCCCCACCCTTGTCCTCGTGATTTGTCACCTACACCGAGAAGCTTTAATTACCATTAACTGTTCCTAATTCTGCTCTATGGATTTCTCTGATACATAGGGTTGGTTTTACTTTCATACTGGCGATAGATGGTTTGTGAACTTCTGGAAAGGGAAGGCAAATGGAGAAGGCCGCTTCTACTCAAAGCTCGGTGACGTATTCTTTGGTCAATTCAAAGAGGGATGGCGGCATGGTCACTTTCTTCATATCAACGTTGATGGAACAAGGTTAGTTTATAACttttttcttctctttgaaGCTTCAATTCTTGTTACTTGGTTATTTTGGTGATTTCTAGTTGATGATATACTTACCATGTAGTATAGGATACACCCTTTTCTTCTCTATGTTCGACTTTGCGACACCTAAATATTATTACTATTGTCGGAAAAGTTCCTTTACAATATTGAAATCGAACCAAATTCAACTTGAACGCTGGATCTATCGAATTATCCATGAGATGGAGATCCCATTCTTTATATGCTATTGTTTGTCGCTGATGCTTATTGATAACACGATGTTCAAtggagtaagtctcttgtgagacggtctcacgaatctttatttgtgagacgagtcaatccctACCGATAtgcataataaaaagtaatactcatagcataaaaagtaataatttttcatggatgacccaaataaaagatctgtctcacaaaatacgacccgtgagaccgtctcacacaagtttttgcctgtTCAATGATGGATTTTAAAAACCATTTCATGAATCGTTTAAAACTCTTGTGCTATCTCATTTCCAAGTTTGTGAATACGCACACCCCAAAGTTCGCTGAATCTTTATCCGGTCAAGCATTTATCTATTTTGGTCCACAGGAGTCGCGAGGTTTGGGACGAAGGCGTGCTTGTTAGCAACGAACTATTGGATGCTGAGGCCGAAGATAGTTGAAATTTCACTGGAAATTGTTATACATAATGTGAATATGGAATTAAAGTTTGTTCTCTAGTCACCATTAATGTGTTGATTGCTCTGGTGAATGCTACATTTTGTTAATTTCCAAATTATGAAAAGTCATCAAAGCAAGTATGAACATTTGATTAATGAAATATTCTTGTAATATTTAGTAAGTAACAACATAATATTTGTTATCCTTCAAtccatattttttattaaaattccaTCCTTTATccttcaatataatatcatatataataaGAAATTAAATTTCCCGGATTCGGTTCGTACTTTGGAACCTCAGTAACACAAGTCTAATCCCAAATCAATTAATGTATTATATTAAATTGTTatgtaattatatatttaattatgcaTAATTTCGACATTTGGCTGATAATTGGCGGTTTCCTGTAATCTAGATGGTCCAAAATGGCCTGCCTTTTGAAACTTAttcaacaacaaataattcCACAAAGACAACATAACAAATTTTAAATGGGCTCTTCTCCCCCCACATATTTCTTTGTATATATGCCAACCACGTGATGTTGGATGGTATATGTGGCATCCATTTGGACCATTTCACGCACAAAAACCAAAAACCAAAAAAGCCGAGGACCCCCACAGAGTTATAAATTTATACACaatctaaaataaataattgaattttaacAGTGCACCCATCTAAAGGTGTCCATTCGGGTAGATGGGTAGATTGAATCGGATTGAGTAATAGtatcatttaaaaattgtttAATCAGAACTCGAGTCAAGCCGAAAACTCTCTACCCGAACCCGATCAacccgattttgaattttttttaaaaaattaatttaaacatataataataaaattttcatcatatatatgatttaaatttataaatttaactgtagaaaaataaaatatatttattaaatcaaataaataattgtttaaaaaataaaaaatattcaaaataaatattaaattatgaaaatttatgatataaatatacaataaatattttttcaaacttacaatatataaaaatataggtaatatttattaattatattatttaaaaaaattaaaaatttcgaGTCAACTTGGGTCAACCCGGGTTGACCTAACCCAACTCAACTCAATCCGATCATTTATTTCGGATCAGTTATTGGGTCCAACTCGAGCGGATCCTAACCCCAAAACCCAaaactcaaatttgatttttttgggaTTGATCCGTATTGGATCGATGAATAAATAGTGTGTGATTTTGACAACTTTACTGCCACCCACCAGTAAGTTTTGAGAAACGTGGAAATTTGCTCCACGCCAATGTCACTTTCGACTGTTTTTCGGAGCACTACAAATACGTGAGCCTTCTTTCTTTACCACCCCGAAGCTACTATCAACTTAAAAAATGGCTGCTGGAACCATCCCATCAGTCAGCTTAAAGGGCTGCCAAAAGGCTATGCCGGTGCTCAGCATGGGCACGGCCTCGTACCCGCCGGCCGGTCTTGAGGCGACGAAGGCAGCGATTCTTGAGGCCATCAAGGTGGGCTACCGCCACTTCGACACGGCTTTCGCTTACGGATCGGAGAAGCCGTTGGGGGAAGCCATAGCCGAAGCACTACACCTCGGGCTCATCCAATCCCGGGATGAACTCTTCGTCACCACCAAGCTCTGGTGCAGTTTTTCGGAGCCCACGCAGATCGTCCCCGCTTGTAAAATGAGTCTGCGGCAAGTTTCTTCACGCTGATCCATCCTTATTAGAGTTCATTTATATCAGGGAATTAATTTGTTAACCTTTTTTGATGCAGAAACCTTCAGCTTGACTATGTGGATCTTTACTTGATACATTGGCCAATAAGATTGACCGAAATGATAAGTAAAACACCCGTTGTTAGAGAAATCGTGCGTCCTTTGGATGTGAAAGGTGCTTGGGCAGCCATGGAAGAGTGCAAAAAACTCGGTCTCACCAAGGCCATCGGTGTCAGCAATTTCGCCACCAAAACCATTGAAGAAATCCTCTCATCTGCCACTATTCCGCCCGCAGTCAATCAGGTGAGTGTATATCaactaaatattataatttctaaataaGTATCTGTCGCATATATCGAAACTCTAGTTTTTATCTTATTATTATTCATTCATCGTTATTCTTGGCTTTTATTTTAGTTCTCATTA from the Primulina tabacum isolate GXHZ01 chromosome 8, ASM2559414v2, whole genome shotgun sequence genome contains:
- the LOC142552747 gene encoding D-galacturonate reductase-like, with the protein product MAAGTIPSVSLKGCQKAMPVLSMGTASYPPAGLEATKAAILEAIKVGYRHFDTAFAYGSEKPLGEAIAEALHLGLIQSRDELFVTTKLWCSFSEPTQIVPACKMSLRNLQLDYVDLYLIHWPIRLTEMISKTPVVREIVRPLDVKGAWAAMEECKKLGLTKAIGVSNFATKTIEEILSSATIPPAVNQVELNPLWRPEKLKEYCKEKGIHITAYSPLGANNTKWGDNRIVDNEVLADIAKSHGKTIAQVALRWVYEQGVSIVTKSFNKERMKENLDILDWSLSEEDIEKINQLPQRKGTTLASILGHHDIVLELDALV